In a single window of the Raphanus sativus cultivar WK10039 chromosome 9, ASM80110v3, whole genome shotgun sequence genome:
- the LOC108828224 gene encoding ubiquitin-like-specific protease 1D isoform X4 yields the protein MTKRRKHQVEEEESESSEKKPLEIDWNSVLDDDEDDSRGGGKEEHQVPELLIVNTKTHPPSSSSLPGGDQMDCHRNLTDRALDEQLERNRSHLVKLGPNLPDNGEKIRLNIASLEAEKQRRVLERSTMDAERSSKLMHASTSDVFARGNTSATEACRQGDTDSKEVSRSTFSAAFSKPKDTQLTSSKAFCEELEDLGCGSSVKPKPEKKILTRRKSQWRILSNGVEAENCEKKFNQGSKGNHKSKESCGKKKHKEYSLLDDDDSNGHDTPKEWSWEEYPSQSSKRRRKKADDSVINIDEEEPQPSTVADQTVELPEGLQENICYPSSDDPDFVQVCLKDLECLAPQEFLNSPVMNFYIRFLQQQQVSSGCHFFNTYFYKKLSDAVTNKGNDKDASFVRLRRWWKGIDLFRKTYIFIPIHEDVHWSLIIVCIPDKEDESGLTILHLDSLGVHPKRSIVENVKRFLKDEWNFLNQDDDYSSNPPISEKLWRNLPRRISEADVKVPQQKNDFDCGPFVLFFIKRFIEEAPQRLKRKDLGMFDKKWFKPDEASALRTEILNTLINLFGVSD from the exons ATGACGAAGAGGAGGAAGCAtcaagtagaagaagaagagtcaGAATCCTCCGAGAAGAAACCTTTGGAGATCGACTGGAATTCTGTGTTAGACGACGACGAAGACGACAGCCGCGGCGGAGGAAAGGAGGAACATCAAGTGCCTGAGCTGCTGATTGTCAACACCAAAACTCATCCGCCGTCATCTTCTTCTCTCCCCGGCGGCGATCAGATGGACTGTCACAGAAACCTAACCGATCGCGCGCTCGACGAGCAGCTGGAGCGCAACAGGTCGCACCTCGTGAAGTTAGGTCCGAATCTACCCGACAACGGCGAGAAGATCCGTCTCAATATCGCCAGCCTCGAAGCAGAGAAGCAGCGCAGGGTGTTAGAACGCTCCACTATG GACGCGGAGAGAAGTTCGAAGCTCATGCATGCGAGTACATCAG ATGTCTTTGCGCGCGGGAATACTTCTGCAACAGAAGCATGTAGACAAGGGGATACTGACTCGAAAGAAGTCTCACGCTCAACATTTTCTGCTGCTTTCAGTAAACCCAAA GATACTCAGTTAACTTCATCCAAGGCATTTTGTGAAGAGCTCGAGGATTTGGGATGTGGAAGTAGTGTGAAACCCAAGCCTGAGAAAAAAATTCTTACAAGGAGGAAGAGCCAATGGCGGATTTTATCAAATGGAGTGGAAGCTGAGAACTGCGAAAAGAAGTTTAATCAAGGGTCTAAAGGAAATCACAAATCCAAGGAGTCTTGTGGGAAGAAAAAGCACAAGGAATACTCCTtgcttgatgatgatgactccaatgGCCATGATACTCCCAA GGAGTGGTCTTGGGAAGAATATCCATCACAGAGTTCAAAGCGCCGCCGTAAG AAAGCAGATGATTCAGTGATTAACATAGACGAGGAAGAACCTCAGCCTTCAACGGTGGCAGATCAAACAGTTGAACTGCCTGAAGG CTTACAGGAAAATATATGCTACCCATCGAG TGATGATCCAGACTTTGTTCAAGTCTGTCTTAAAGATCTTGAATGCCTTGCACCTCAAGAATTTCTAAACTCTCCAGTCATGAATTTCTACATCAG GTTCTTGCAGCAGCAGCAGGTATCTAGCGGTTGTCACTTCTTTAACACCTATTTCTACAAGAAGCTCAGTGACGCTGTTACAAACAAG gGAAATGACAAGGATGCCTCTTTTGTTAGGCTCAGGCGGTGGTGGAAGGGTATTGATTTATTCCGCAAGACATATATATTCATACCAATACATGAGGA TGTCCATTGGAGCCTAATAATAGTTTGCATCCCGGACAAGGAAGATGAATCCGGATTGACCATACTTCACCTTGATTCACTAGGAGTTCATCCGAAAAGATCAATTGTTGAGAATGTAAAAAG GTTTCTAAAAGATGAGTGGAACTTTTTAAATCAGGATGATGATTATTCATCAAATCCACCGATCTCAGAGAAACTATGGAGGAACCTTCCGCGCAGGATTAGTGAAGCTGATGTTAAG GTTCCACAACAGAAGAATGATTTTGACTGTGGTCCGTTTGTTCTCTTCTTTATCAAGCGGTTCATTGAAGAGGCTCCTCAAAGGCTGAAAAGGAAAGACCTTGGAATG TTCGACAAGAAGTGGTTCAAACCCGACGAAGCCTCTGCTCTGAGAACCGAAATTCTAAACACACTCATCAACCTTTTTGGTGTCAGTGACTAG
- the LOC108828224 gene encoding ubiquitin-like-specific protease 1D isoform X3, translating to MTKRRKHQVEEEESESSEKKPLEIDWNSVLDDDEDDSRGGGKEEHQVPELLIVNTKTHPPSSSSLPGGDQMDCHRNLTDRALDEQLERNRSHLVKLGPNLPDNGEKIRLNIASLEAEKQRRVLERSTMDAERSSKLMHASTSDVFARGNTSATEACRQGDTDSKEVSRSTFSAAFSKPKQDTQLTSSKAFCEELEDLGCGSSVKPKPEKKILTRRKSQWRILSNGVEAENCEKKFNQGSKGNHKSKESCGKKKHKEYSLLDDDDSNGHDTPKEWSWEEYPSQSSKRRRKKADDSVINIDEEEPQPSTVADQTVELPEGLQENICYPSSDDPDFVQVCLKDLECLAPQEFLNSPVMNFYIRFLQQQQVSSGCHFFNTYFYKKLSDAVTNKGNDKDASFVRLRRWWKGIDLFRKTYIFIPIHEDVHWSLIIVCIPDKEDESGLTILHLDSLGVHPKRSIVENVKRFLKDEWNFLNQDDDYSSNPPISEKLWRNLPRRISEADVKVPQQKNDFDCGPFVLFFIKRFIEEAPQRLKRKDLGMFDKKWFKPDEASALRTEILNTLINLFGVSD from the exons ATGACGAAGAGGAGGAAGCAtcaagtagaagaagaagagtcaGAATCCTCCGAGAAGAAACCTTTGGAGATCGACTGGAATTCTGTGTTAGACGACGACGAAGACGACAGCCGCGGCGGAGGAAAGGAGGAACATCAAGTGCCTGAGCTGCTGATTGTCAACACCAAAACTCATCCGCCGTCATCTTCTTCTCTCCCCGGCGGCGATCAGATGGACTGTCACAGAAACCTAACCGATCGCGCGCTCGACGAGCAGCTGGAGCGCAACAGGTCGCACCTCGTGAAGTTAGGTCCGAATCTACCCGACAACGGCGAGAAGATCCGTCTCAATATCGCCAGCCTCGAAGCAGAGAAGCAGCGCAGGGTGTTAGAACGCTCCACTATG GACGCGGAGAGAAGTTCGAAGCTCATGCATGCGAGTACATCAG ATGTCTTTGCGCGCGGGAATACTTCTGCAACAGAAGCATGTAGACAAGGGGATACTGACTCGAAAGAAGTCTCACGCTCAACATTTTCTGCTGCTTTCAGTAAACCCAAA CAGGATACTCAGTTAACTTCATCCAAGGCATTTTGTGAAGAGCTCGAGGATTTGGGATGTGGAAGTAGTGTGAAACCCAAGCCTGAGAAAAAAATTCTTACAAGGAGGAAGAGCCAATGGCGGATTTTATCAAATGGAGTGGAAGCTGAGAACTGCGAAAAGAAGTTTAATCAAGGGTCTAAAGGAAATCACAAATCCAAGGAGTCTTGTGGGAAGAAAAAGCACAAGGAATACTCCTtgcttgatgatgatgactccaatgGCCATGATACTCCCAA GGAGTGGTCTTGGGAAGAATATCCATCACAGAGTTCAAAGCGCCGCCGTAAG AAAGCAGATGATTCAGTGATTAACATAGACGAGGAAGAACCTCAGCCTTCAACGGTGGCAGATCAAACAGTTGAACTGCCTGAAGG CTTACAGGAAAATATATGCTACCCATCGAG TGATGATCCAGACTTTGTTCAAGTCTGTCTTAAAGATCTTGAATGCCTTGCACCTCAAGAATTTCTAAACTCTCCAGTCATGAATTTCTACATCAG GTTCTTGCAGCAGCAGCAGGTATCTAGCGGTTGTCACTTCTTTAACACCTATTTCTACAAGAAGCTCAGTGACGCTGTTACAAACAAG gGAAATGACAAGGATGCCTCTTTTGTTAGGCTCAGGCGGTGGTGGAAGGGTATTGATTTATTCCGCAAGACATATATATTCATACCAATACATGAGGA TGTCCATTGGAGCCTAATAATAGTTTGCATCCCGGACAAGGAAGATGAATCCGGATTGACCATACTTCACCTTGATTCACTAGGAGTTCATCCGAAAAGATCAATTGTTGAGAATGTAAAAAG GTTTCTAAAAGATGAGTGGAACTTTTTAAATCAGGATGATGATTATTCATCAAATCCACCGATCTCAGAGAAACTATGGAGGAACCTTCCGCGCAGGATTAGTGAAGCTGATGTTAAG GTTCCACAACAGAAGAATGATTTTGACTGTGGTCCGTTTGTTCTCTTCTTTATCAAGCGGTTCATTGAAGAGGCTCCTCAAAGGCTGAAAAGGAAAGACCTTGGAATG TTCGACAAGAAGTGGTTCAAACCCGACGAAGCCTCTGCTCTGAGAACCGAAATTCTAAACACACTCATCAACCTTTTTGGTGTCAGTGACTAG
- the LOC108828225 gene encoding uncharacterized protein LOC108828225, protein MVLRLSSTMRRLGIITNPAAVTPTLISSTASFARNLNLPSPLRNHHLTSSICFLKSRSLLSSFSSFSSSSAAYLPSLDEFASTKGSVRARDDNKKVVLKGMSYASLQEWVESHGFRPGQAMMLWKRLYKDNIWAQDVDQLEGLNKDFKRMIGEHAEFGALSFKDVRSASDGTRKILFTLDDGLVIETVVIPCDRGRTTVCVSSQVGCAMNCQFCYTGRMGLKRNLTAAEIVEQAVYARRLLSHEVGSITNVVFMGMGEPFHNIENVIKAANIMVDENGLHFSPRKVTVSTSGLVPQLKRFLRECNCALAVSLNATTDEVRNWIMPINRKYKLSLLLETLREELSSMHKYKVLFEYVMLAGVNDRMEDARRLVELVQGIPCKINLIQFNPHSGSQFIPTDEDKMIKFRNVLAEGGCTVLMRFSRGNDQMAACGQLGMLGATQAPVMRVPEQFRTALKASV, encoded by the exons ATGGTTCTTCGTCTGTCGTCGACAATGAGGCGTCTGGGAATCATCACTAATCCCGCCGCCGTCACGCCGACGCTAATCTCTTCAACGGCGTCTTTCGCCAGAAACCTGAACTTACCATCTCCCCTCCGCAATCACCATCTTACCAGTTCCATTTGCTTCCTCAAATCCCGAAGCCTCctctcctccttctcttctttctcttcttcttcggcAGCTTATCTTCCCTCACTCGACGAGTTTGCTTCAACTAAAG GTTCTGTGAGGGCGAGAGATGATAACAAGAAGGTGGTCTTGAAGGGTATGAGCTATGCTTCGCTCCAA GAATGGGTTGAATCGCATGGGTTTCGACCTGGACAAGCTATGATGCTGTGGAAGAGATTATACAAGGATAACATATGGGCTCAAGATgttgatcagcttgaag GTCTGAACAAAGATTTCAAGAGAATGATTGGTGAGCATGCTGAGTTTGGGGCATTATCGTTTAAGGATGTTAGGTCGGCTTCTGATGGAACTAGGAAG ATTCTGTTCACGTTGGATGATGGGCTTGTGATCGAGACAGTTGTTATACCTTGTGATCGTGGCAGGACAACCGTTTGTGTTTCGAGCCAAGTGGGTTGTGCCATGAATTGTCAGTTCTGCTACACTGGCAG gatgGGTTTAAAGAGAAATCTCACTGCTGCTGAGATTGTTGAGCAGGCTGTTTACGCAAGGCGGTTGCTTTCTCATGAAGTGGGATCAATAACAAATGTCGTGTTTATG ggAATGGGAGAGCCATTTCACAATATTGAGAATGTCATCAAAGCTGCAAATATAATGGTAGATGAGAATGGACTTCACTTTAGTCCACGCAAGGTCACAGTCTCTACCAGTGGCCTTGTTCCTCAGCTAAAGCGGTTTCTCCGTGAATGTAACTGCGCTTTGGCAGTCAGTCTTAATGCAACAACCGATGAG GTTAGAAACTGGATCATGCCCATCAACAGAAAATACAAGTTATCTTTGCTCCTTGAGACGCTCAGAGAAGAACTCAGTTCAATGCACAAGTACAAAGTGTTGTTCGAGTACGTGATGCTCGCAGGAGTGAATGACAG AATGGAAGATGCAAGGCGGCTAGTGGAGCTTGTGCAGGGAATCCCATGCAAGATCAACCTTATTCAGTTCAACCCACACAGTGGTTCTCAGTTCATACCGACCGATGAAGACAAAATGATCAAGTTCCGTAATGTTCTGGCTGAAGGAGGCTGCACTGTTTTAATGCGGTTTAGCCGAGGTAATGATCAAATGGCAGCATGTGGGCAGCTTGGCATGCTTGGTGCTACTCAAGCACCAGTGATGAGGGTGCCTGAGCAGTTCCGCACCGCTCTAAAAGCATCTGTTTGA
- the LOC108828224 gene encoding ubiquitin-like-specific protease 1D isoform X1, translated as MTKRRKHQVEEEESESSEKKPLEIDWNSVLDDDEDDSRGGGKEEHQVPELLIVNTKTHPPSSSSLPGGDQMDCHRNLTDRALDEQLERNRSHLVKLGPNLPDNGEKIRLNIASLEAEKQRRVLERSTMDAERSSKLMHASTSGSDVFARGNTSATEACRQGDTDSKEVSRSTFSAAFSKPKQDTQLTSSKAFCEELEDLGCGSSVKPKPEKKILTRRKSQWRILSNGVEAENCEKKFNQGSKGNHKSKESCGKKKHKEYSLLDDDDSNGHDTPKEWSWEEYPSQSSKRRRKKADDSVINIDEEEPQPSTVADQTVELPEGLQENICYPSSDDPDFVQVCLKDLECLAPQEFLNSPVMNFYIRFLQQQQVSSGCHFFNTYFYKKLSDAVTNKGNDKDASFVRLRRWWKGIDLFRKTYIFIPIHEDVHWSLIIVCIPDKEDESGLTILHLDSLGVHPKRSIVENVKRFLKDEWNFLNQDDDYSSNPPISEKLWRNLPRRISEADVKVPQQKNDFDCGPFVLFFIKRFIEEAPQRLKRKDLGMFDKKWFKPDEASALRTEILNTLINLFGVSD; from the exons ATGACGAAGAGGAGGAAGCAtcaagtagaagaagaagagtcaGAATCCTCCGAGAAGAAACCTTTGGAGATCGACTGGAATTCTGTGTTAGACGACGACGAAGACGACAGCCGCGGCGGAGGAAAGGAGGAACATCAAGTGCCTGAGCTGCTGATTGTCAACACCAAAACTCATCCGCCGTCATCTTCTTCTCTCCCCGGCGGCGATCAGATGGACTGTCACAGAAACCTAACCGATCGCGCGCTCGACGAGCAGCTGGAGCGCAACAGGTCGCACCTCGTGAAGTTAGGTCCGAATCTACCCGACAACGGCGAGAAGATCCGTCTCAATATCGCCAGCCTCGAAGCAGAGAAGCAGCGCAGGGTGTTAGAACGCTCCACTATG GACGCGGAGAGAAGTTCGAAGCTCATGCATGCGAGTACATCAG GTTCAGATGTCTTTGCGCGCGGGAATACTTCTGCAACAGAAGCATGTAGACAAGGGGATACTGACTCGAAAGAAGTCTCACGCTCAACATTTTCTGCTGCTTTCAGTAAACCCAAA CAGGATACTCAGTTAACTTCATCCAAGGCATTTTGTGAAGAGCTCGAGGATTTGGGATGTGGAAGTAGTGTGAAACCCAAGCCTGAGAAAAAAATTCTTACAAGGAGGAAGAGCCAATGGCGGATTTTATCAAATGGAGTGGAAGCTGAGAACTGCGAAAAGAAGTTTAATCAAGGGTCTAAAGGAAATCACAAATCCAAGGAGTCTTGTGGGAAGAAAAAGCACAAGGAATACTCCTtgcttgatgatgatgactccaatgGCCATGATACTCCCAA GGAGTGGTCTTGGGAAGAATATCCATCACAGAGTTCAAAGCGCCGCCGTAAG AAAGCAGATGATTCAGTGATTAACATAGACGAGGAAGAACCTCAGCCTTCAACGGTGGCAGATCAAACAGTTGAACTGCCTGAAGG CTTACAGGAAAATATATGCTACCCATCGAG TGATGATCCAGACTTTGTTCAAGTCTGTCTTAAAGATCTTGAATGCCTTGCACCTCAAGAATTTCTAAACTCTCCAGTCATGAATTTCTACATCAG GTTCTTGCAGCAGCAGCAGGTATCTAGCGGTTGTCACTTCTTTAACACCTATTTCTACAAGAAGCTCAGTGACGCTGTTACAAACAAG gGAAATGACAAGGATGCCTCTTTTGTTAGGCTCAGGCGGTGGTGGAAGGGTATTGATTTATTCCGCAAGACATATATATTCATACCAATACATGAGGA TGTCCATTGGAGCCTAATAATAGTTTGCATCCCGGACAAGGAAGATGAATCCGGATTGACCATACTTCACCTTGATTCACTAGGAGTTCATCCGAAAAGATCAATTGTTGAGAATGTAAAAAG GTTTCTAAAAGATGAGTGGAACTTTTTAAATCAGGATGATGATTATTCATCAAATCCACCGATCTCAGAGAAACTATGGAGGAACCTTCCGCGCAGGATTAGTGAAGCTGATGTTAAG GTTCCACAACAGAAGAATGATTTTGACTGTGGTCCGTTTGTTCTCTTCTTTATCAAGCGGTTCATTGAAGAGGCTCCTCAAAGGCTGAAAAGGAAAGACCTTGGAATG TTCGACAAGAAGTGGTTCAAACCCGACGAAGCCTCTGCTCTGAGAACCGAAATTCTAAACACACTCATCAACCTTTTTGGTGTCAGTGACTAG
- the LOC108824298 gene encoding uncharacterized protein LOC108824298: MALVDSSQDLSAEMEVDAFRRLFPLRFFERHLSESLRPDGRPLGKARDTIVNLGLVSSADGSALAKIGSTTMIAAIRMEVMTPSLDSPDEGCIAVEFHMPPICSPTVRPGRPADEAPVISKRLSDIISSCDMIDLKELCLVSGKAAWMGYLDIYCLDADGALFDAALLSAVAAFSNLQIPVVALNDNGRIVAINGGQEENASIREKEAVNKEKRKLTLKNIPFSLTCILHKKYILADPTAEEESIMDTLVTVVLDSSDQIVSFNKSGGNALAGSSAIKSCVELAKKRGKELKEILGEMDID; this comes from the exons ATGGCTTTAGTGGATTCATCTCAAGACTTGTCGGCAGAGATGGAGGTGGATGCTTTCAGAAGGCTCTTCCCTCTTCGTTTCTTCGAGCGCCATCTCTCTGAATCTCTCCGACCTGATGGTAGACCTCTTGGCAAAGCCAGAGACACCATTGTCAACCTTG GGCTTGTTTCCTCTGCTGATGGATCTGCCCTTGCCAAGATTGGTTCTACT ACTATGATTGCAGCTATAAGAATGGAAGTAATGACTCCTTCTTTAGACTCCCCAGACGAAGGGTGCATag CTGTTGAGTTCCACATGCCTCCTATATGCTCTCCAACTGTTCGTCCTGGAAGACCAGCTGACGAGGCTCCTGTTATCTCCAAGCGTTTGTCTGATATTATCTCAAG TTGTGATATGATTGACCTTAAAGAACTCTGCCTAGTTAGTGGAAAAGCTGCTTGGATGGGGTATCTG GACATATATTGTCTGGATGCTGATGGAGCTCTTTTCGACGCTGCTCTGCTTTCTGCTGTTGCTGCCTTTTCGAATT TGCAAATACCAGTTGTTGCTCTGAACGACAATGGAAGAATAGTTGCCATCAATGGAGGACAAGAGGAGAATGCATCGATCAGAGAGAAAGAAGCAGTGAACAAGGAGAAGAGAAAACTGACGCTCAAGAACATCCCTTTCTCTTTAACATGCATACTCCACAAGAAGTACATTCTAGCGGACCCGACAGCTGAAGAAGAATCGATCATGGACACTCTGGTGACTGTTGTTCTGGACTCTTCAGATCAGATTGTTTCTTTCAATAAATCGGGAGGAAACGCTCTCGCTGGTTCATCAGCCATCAAG AGCTGTGTGGAGTTAGCAAAGAAGAGAGGTAAGGAGCTTAAGGAGATATTGGGTGAGATGGATATCGACTGA
- the LOC108823895 gene encoding uncharacterized protein LOC108823895, translating to MKLGKLRDLIVEAKDKSVEIATAVGEQMLEKNVFIFGALDFDEASTTEKLHQSIELQNTLVRCAYTKLSSETEIEQFIHLDMGNEVDLSAQHKMSIEYAEAKKRAMKSAGEIVEVRE from the exons ATGAAGCTTGGGAAATTGCGGGATCTTATTGTTGAGGCAAAGGACAAAAGTGTAGAGATAGCTACTGCTGTGGGTGAACAGATGCTTGAAAAGAATGTGTTTATATTTGGAGCTCTGGACTTTGATGAAGCGTCTACAACAGAGAAACTTCATCAATCGATAGAGCTACAGAACACACTTGTGCGGTGTGCTTACACAAA GTTAAGCTCTGAAACCGAGATTGAGCAATTCATTCATCTGGATATG GGTAATGAAGTTGATCTGAGCGCTCAACATAAAATGTCTATAGAGTACGCAGAGGCCAAGAAGCGTGCAATGAAAA GTGCAGGAGAGATAGTGGAGGTGCGGGAATAA
- the LOC108828224 gene encoding ubiquitin-like-specific protease 1D isoform X2, which translates to MTKRRKHQVEEEESESSEKKPLEIDWNSVLDDDEDDSRGGGKEEHQVPELLIVNTKTHPPSSSSLPGGDQMDCHRNLTDRALDEQLERNRSHLVKLGPNLPDNGEKIRLNIASLEAEKQRRVLERSTMDAERSSKLMHASTSGSDVFARGNTSATEACRQGDTDSKEVSRSTFSAAFSKPKDTQLTSSKAFCEELEDLGCGSSVKPKPEKKILTRRKSQWRILSNGVEAENCEKKFNQGSKGNHKSKESCGKKKHKEYSLLDDDDSNGHDTPKEWSWEEYPSQSSKRRRKKADDSVINIDEEEPQPSTVADQTVELPEGLQENICYPSSDDPDFVQVCLKDLECLAPQEFLNSPVMNFYIRFLQQQQVSSGCHFFNTYFYKKLSDAVTNKGNDKDASFVRLRRWWKGIDLFRKTYIFIPIHEDVHWSLIIVCIPDKEDESGLTILHLDSLGVHPKRSIVENVKRFLKDEWNFLNQDDDYSSNPPISEKLWRNLPRRISEADVKVPQQKNDFDCGPFVLFFIKRFIEEAPQRLKRKDLGMFDKKWFKPDEASALRTEILNTLINLFGVSD; encoded by the exons ATGACGAAGAGGAGGAAGCAtcaagtagaagaagaagagtcaGAATCCTCCGAGAAGAAACCTTTGGAGATCGACTGGAATTCTGTGTTAGACGACGACGAAGACGACAGCCGCGGCGGAGGAAAGGAGGAACATCAAGTGCCTGAGCTGCTGATTGTCAACACCAAAACTCATCCGCCGTCATCTTCTTCTCTCCCCGGCGGCGATCAGATGGACTGTCACAGAAACCTAACCGATCGCGCGCTCGACGAGCAGCTGGAGCGCAACAGGTCGCACCTCGTGAAGTTAGGTCCGAATCTACCCGACAACGGCGAGAAGATCCGTCTCAATATCGCCAGCCTCGAAGCAGAGAAGCAGCGCAGGGTGTTAGAACGCTCCACTATG GACGCGGAGAGAAGTTCGAAGCTCATGCATGCGAGTACATCAG GTTCAGATGTCTTTGCGCGCGGGAATACTTCTGCAACAGAAGCATGTAGACAAGGGGATACTGACTCGAAAGAAGTCTCACGCTCAACATTTTCTGCTGCTTTCAGTAAACCCAAA GATACTCAGTTAACTTCATCCAAGGCATTTTGTGAAGAGCTCGAGGATTTGGGATGTGGAAGTAGTGTGAAACCCAAGCCTGAGAAAAAAATTCTTACAAGGAGGAAGAGCCAATGGCGGATTTTATCAAATGGAGTGGAAGCTGAGAACTGCGAAAAGAAGTTTAATCAAGGGTCTAAAGGAAATCACAAATCCAAGGAGTCTTGTGGGAAGAAAAAGCACAAGGAATACTCCTtgcttgatgatgatgactccaatgGCCATGATACTCCCAA GGAGTGGTCTTGGGAAGAATATCCATCACAGAGTTCAAAGCGCCGCCGTAAG AAAGCAGATGATTCAGTGATTAACATAGACGAGGAAGAACCTCAGCCTTCAACGGTGGCAGATCAAACAGTTGAACTGCCTGAAGG CTTACAGGAAAATATATGCTACCCATCGAG TGATGATCCAGACTTTGTTCAAGTCTGTCTTAAAGATCTTGAATGCCTTGCACCTCAAGAATTTCTAAACTCTCCAGTCATGAATTTCTACATCAG GTTCTTGCAGCAGCAGCAGGTATCTAGCGGTTGTCACTTCTTTAACACCTATTTCTACAAGAAGCTCAGTGACGCTGTTACAAACAAG gGAAATGACAAGGATGCCTCTTTTGTTAGGCTCAGGCGGTGGTGGAAGGGTATTGATTTATTCCGCAAGACATATATATTCATACCAATACATGAGGA TGTCCATTGGAGCCTAATAATAGTTTGCATCCCGGACAAGGAAGATGAATCCGGATTGACCATACTTCACCTTGATTCACTAGGAGTTCATCCGAAAAGATCAATTGTTGAGAATGTAAAAAG GTTTCTAAAAGATGAGTGGAACTTTTTAAATCAGGATGATGATTATTCATCAAATCCACCGATCTCAGAGAAACTATGGAGGAACCTTCCGCGCAGGATTAGTGAAGCTGATGTTAAG GTTCCACAACAGAAGAATGATTTTGACTGTGGTCCGTTTGTTCTCTTCTTTATCAAGCGGTTCATTGAAGAGGCTCCTCAAAGGCTGAAAAGGAAAGACCTTGGAATG TTCGACAAGAAGTGGTTCAAACCCGACGAAGCCTCTGCTCTGAGAACCGAAATTCTAAACACACTCATCAACCTTTTTGGTGTCAGTGACTAG